CCGCGCACGCTCCGACCGCGGGCACGCCCTCCAGGCGTGATACCCCGAGCGCGAGACGCCAAGGCCCCGTCTTTCCCTTGCTGCGGTCGGCTCGTGCGTGCCTGACCCAGAGGGACAACGAGCTCGCCGGCAGGTCCAGATCTCGGGCTACCTGGGCGATGCTCTTGCCCTCGTCTGGGACCAGCCGCACGGCCCCCGCCCTGAACTCGTCCCAGAAAGTCCCTTCGTCCCCTGATCCATCCTCGCCCTCGTATCCACCTTTCGCGTGGCGTCTACGAGATCGGGTCCAGCCCAGTGTGAGCCGCGCGTGCACGACGACGGGCTTCTGCTGATCAAAGAGGACGGCCTCTCAGCCTCGTTGACGCGCCCGCGGCACCAGCGCGGCGCCGCGAGCGGCTCGGGTCACTCTGCTGAGCTGCTGGCAGCGCCGCTGCGGGGCGACTTCTGCAAGACCAGGGTGAACGACACAAACGGATTGTCGGGGTTCGGCGGTACGGCCTTGACCACGGTGAAGCCCTCCGCAGTGGCCAGCGATTCCCATTGGGCACGGGAACGCAGTTGACGCGGTGGCGGATAGTCCGGCGAATCGCCGTAGGCTGCTATCAGCAGCTGGTGCAGGGCCTGCAAGAAGCGAACATCCGCTGCGCGGCCTGCGTCGTGATCGCGAATCAGCAAGCACCCGCCGGGCCGGAGCACCTGGTAAGCCTTGCGGAGCACCGATGCTGGATTCTTTGTGTGGTGAAGCACCATGACCAGCGTGGCCGCATCGATCGACTCGGGCGGCAGCGGGATCTGTCCTCGGCCGTTGTACGTGATCGAGGTGACGTGGGGCGAGGCCGGCGGAGGGCTGAGGTCGAGCGCCCAGGCATGCTGGGGATCGAGGCGCCAACGTCGCGCCAGCTCCTCGGCGATCGCGCCGTCGCCACTGCCGATGTCCAGGAAGCGCCGTGGTCGGCCGGGGATCAGGTTGGCCGCGTGGTCCGCTTGCGCGGCGGCCCGCTCGTCGCGGTAGCGCTGTCGCGCCGCGGCGAGATCTTGGCCGCCGCGGGGGATCGTCAGCTGGAGCATGTGCAGAAGCTCGAGGCTCTGCAGAGGGGACTTCATCAGCTCGTCGAGGCGGGGGACCCAGGCTTCGGCCCCGACAATGGGGGTGATGACCTTGATGGCCTGCGACCGCTGAACGGGATCCGCCCAGACGCGGACCAGCGCGCGCGCCGTGACGTTGGCGGGGCGGGTCTGGGCGCAGCTGACCCCGGGATCCCGCGCCGCCTGGCTCGAACCGCCTGCCCCGGCCGTGCCGAGCAGGAGCCCGTACGCCACCAGCAGGCTGGCCGGGAATCGAGCTCTCATCTCGCGGCCACCCCGCCGGTGCTCAGCGGGATCTGCTCACCAAGCATGTTCTCCTCACCTCTGATGGAGCCCGGCCGAATTGCACAGTGCGTGCCAGGCCCCTCAGACCAAAGACGGCCTTTTCTCGACGTCCGCTCGCCGGCTTGCCCAACGGGGTACGCGACGCTGGCCAGTGCGGTAGCCAGGGACTGCCCAGCGCCGCGCGAGCATGGCGCCTGGTCCACACCAGGAGCTCCCCACCAGACGGCAGAACCATGCCCAGGAGTTCCGGCCGACGGAGAGCCGCGACCTCCTTCTTTGGTCGATCGGTGCTCACCGTAGCCTGTGCTCCCGCCGGCGAGCTCGCTAAGCCGGAGCGACATCCGGTGCAATTCCTCATCGCCTTCGCCGTCAGGAGTCACGATCTCCACGCCTGCCTGGCGCGTACCGCGGCGTCCCTGGGGGGCTTCACGCGGACCAGGGTCCCGAAGGACACCTTTCTCCTGACCTCCGGGACACGCGCGGAGCGTTCGGCGCTCGTATTCGCCGAAGACCCGACGGCGGGCGGCCTCGTCCTGAGCCGACCACTCGAGTTCCGCCGCGGTGCGATGCTAGACTCGGCACGATGATCCGTCTCGACAACGTCTCCGCCCGCCACGGGCGACAGATCCTGCTCCTCGACGCATCCCTCGCGGTCTTCGCCGGTGAACGGGTAGGCCTGGTGGGCCCCAACGGCTCCGGCAAGTCCACCATCTTCCGGATGATCGTCGGCGAGGAGAAGCCCGACGGTGGGCAGGTCTCCAACGATCGCCAGGTGAGCATCGGCTACTTCGGCCAGGACGTGGGCGAGCTCCAGGGGCGTACCGTCCTCGCCGAGACGGTGGCCGGGGCAGGGGAGGTCGCCCGGGTCGGGGAACAGCTCCACGAGCTGGAGCGCGCCATGGCCGACCCGGAGCGGGCCGACGATCTCGAGGCGTTGATCGAGCGCTACGGCGAGGCGCAGGGACGCTTCGAGACGCTGGGCGGCTACTCGCTCGAGGCGCGCGCGCGCTCCATCCTGGCCGGGCTCGGCTTTCGGCCGGAGGCGGTCGAGGCGGATACGGCGGAGCTCTCCGGTGGCTGGAAGATGCGCGTGGCTCTGGCCCGCATCCTGCTCATGCGGCCAGACGCGCTCCTCCTCGACGAGCCGACCAACCACCTGGACATCGAGTCCATCATCTGGCTCGAGCAGTTCCTCCGCGACTTCCGGGGCGCGCTCCTCATTACCTCGCACGACCGGGCCTTCCTGAACCGGGTGGTCACGCGGATCGTGGAGATCGACGCCGGCGAGCTGCGTAGCTTCTCCGGCAACTACGACTTCTACGAGGCCCAGCGGGAGCTGCTGGAGACCCAGGCCGAGGCCCAGTTCGCGCGCCAGCAGGCGATGCTGGCCAAGGAGCACGCCTTCATCGAGCGGTTCAAGGCGCGCGCCAGCCACGCCGCGCAGGTGCAATCGCGGCAGAAGAAGATCGACAAGATCGAGCTCGTAGAGCCACGGCGTCGTCGCAAGCTGCCGCGCTTCGACTTCCGTCCCCCGCCCCGCTCCGGAGAGGACGTGGTCAGCCTCGAGGCGGTCGACAAGGGCTATGGCGGCCGACCGGTCTACCGCGGCCTCAACCTGCTGCTACGAAGAGGCGAGCGGTGGTGTGTGATGGGGGTGAACGGCGCCGGCAAGTCCACTCTGCTCAAGCTGGTCGCCGGCGCCGCGCAGGCGGATGCCGGGCGGGTCACCCTGGGACCCAGCGTGAAGCTCGGCTACTTCGCCCAGCACGCCATGGAGCGGCTCGACCCGGAGTTGACCGTCGTCGAGACGCTGCGAAGGGCCTTCCCCAGTGCCGGCCTCGGAAGCATGCTCTCGCTGGCCGGCGCGTTCGGCTTCTCCGGCGACGAGGTGGAGCGGACCTGCCGCGTGCTCTCGGGCGGCGAGAAGGCCCGGCTGGTGCTGGCGTTGATCCTGTACGATCCGCCCAACTTCCTGGTCCTCGACGAGCCCACCAACCACCTGGACATGGCGTCCAAGGAGATGCTGCTCGCCTCGCTCTCGAGCTACGAGGGCACCATGCTGTTCGTTTCACACGACCGGGCGTTTCTGGCCGGGCTGTCGAACCGTGTGCTCGAGATCGACGGTGGCGAGGTCCGCCAGTACGGTGGCGGCTACCTCGAGTACGTGGCACGGTCGGGTCACGAGGCCCCCGGGGTGGCGACGGCCTAGTGAGGACGTCCCCGCGTCAAGCGGCCCTTTTCGAAGGGCCCCTCCACGAGGGCGCGCCACTCGAGGTCCCGCATCTCGATCGGATCGGCGTTGCTCCCCACGGCGAAGTAGCGCTCCCCCGCGGCCGTCTTGGTGCGTCCGAAGCGGAAGTCCCGGCAGCGCCCGTCCTTGAGACAGAGGGTGGCGAAGGCGACCGGCGGATCGAGGCCCAGAGCCTTCAGGTTGGTCGGGGCCGGAAAGCCGAAGCTGGTTCGGGCCGTGATGACGCCCGGGATGTCGTCCAGGTCCGCCGCGGCGCGCCCATCGGCGCTCTTCCATTCAGCGCCCGCACGGACCAGTCGATAGGACGCCGTGCCTCTGACGGTCACGGACGCCTCCTGGTCGTGGCCGCTCACCCAGAGCCCCGGCGGACGGAACTCGCCGGGGTCGGGGATCTTGGTCGACAGCTCCACCGGCGAGACCAGGAACTCGCCGACTCCGTCGACGGTCACCGGGATCGGTTGTCCCAGGGGGGCGGGCCAGGTCGAGAGACGGCGCCGCACCCCTTTGGCGGTGGTGAGGTGGATCTCGAAGGCGAAGGTGCCAGCACGAGGCGCGTCGCTTGGTCGCGCCGAGAGGAGCTGCGGAGCGGCCAGAGCCTGTAGCAGGCGGTCCACCGCGTCGGGGTCCGCTTCCCCGCGATGCGGTGATTGCATGATCCAGAGGCCCTGGCCGCGGCGGCGAACGACCGCTCGGTGCTCGGGTTCGCCGGCGACGGTGCGGCGGATGTCTATCTCTACCAGGTCCCTGGTCAGGTCCGTTGGCCACGTGGGAGGCGTCTCGGCCACAGGCTGGTGGGCGTCCGAAACGGGGTGGGTGCGCCGGCAGCCCGAGGCGGCGAGGGCGAGGCCGAGGGCGAGGCCGAGGGCGGCAGACGTGGCGGCTCTGTGTGGTGGGTTCTGCGTCATGGTTTCCTGAAGGGATGAGCGGCCAGGAGGGCGCTCGCGGCGTCGTTACGGCCTGTTGCCCGCAAGGCCCGCGCGAGCAACAGGACGGTCTCGTGCGCGACGTCCGCTCGGGCCACCTCGGGGGTCAGAAGACGGATGGCCCCATCGGGGTCGCCCCGGGTGACGGCGACCGCGGCGAGGTTGTGCACGAGCTCGCGGCGGGACGCCTCGGGCGGGCGTCGCTCCAGGGCCTCCACGAAGGCGAGCTCGGCCTCCACCGGGCGGTTTTGCGCCAGTCTCACGAGTCCGAGGTTCTGCAGCGCGGCGGCCTCATCGGAGTACGAGAGTATACCCGGCGTCTTGGCCGCGGCGGCCTCGTAGGCCTTGGCCGCGCCCGCGAGGTCGCCGGCTGACCTTCGAGCATCTCCGACGTAGAGCGCGGCCTCGCGGCACTCGGGGCGGCCGGCCAGCTCCGGGGCGAAGAGCGTCTCGTCGCTCCGGTAGCGCCTGGACTCCACCAGCGACGCGCCCCCCAGCACCGTCAGGGCGACGGCAAGTATCACCGAGGCGGGGCGGCGATGGCGCTCCGCGACGCGCCCCAGGACCATCGCTCCGAAGGCGAGGGGCAGGTACAGGTAGTGCGGCGACCAGAAGCGGGGGGCGGGCACGAGCTGCAGCGATGGAAGCAAGGCCAGGGCGAAGAGCAGCGCCGGGCCCCGCTTCCAGCATCCGACGCCGAGCAGGCCCAGGGCGACGGCGAGGCCCAGGAGCGCGGGAGCAGACGCCAGCCCCGTGACCGGGAACGCATCGCAGAACCGGAAGTCCACCGGGGCGGCGAGGGCCAGGGCACTCTTCCAGAGCGCCGCCAGGCGCGTCCCCACGGCGTCGCCTGGCGAGAGGGGCGGGGCGAAGGCGCGCCATGCGGGGGCGAAGACCCAGCGAAGGGCGAGCGCTGCGGCCAGAGCCGCCCCTTCGCTCAGCCACAGGGCCCACCTCCCTTTGACGGTGCGCTGCGTCCACTCGAGAGCGGCGATCACGAGGGGGCCGAGCACGAGGGCCGTTTCCTTGGAGAGCCCTCCCGCGAGCATCGCCACCCCCGCGAGGAGTGGGCGACGTGTGCGGTGGGCCCAGACGACCCCGAGGAGCGCGGCGGTGGCGAGCGAGTCGCCTCGATAGACGATCTGGTTTGCGACGAGCGAGGTGACGGGGTGGACGGCGAAGAGCAGCCCCGCCGCGAGCGCGCCGCTCCGCGCGGCGCCAAGGGAACGGGCGGCCGCGACCACGGCCACCGCGCAGAGAGCGTGCAGGGCCAGGCTGGTAGCGTGATAGGCAACCGGGCTTCCCCAGAGCGAATCGAGCGAGAGCGTCAGGGCCGTGAGCGGCCGGTAGAAGCCTGTGCGGGCATAGCCCCGGGCGAAGAGGTCGAGCCACGCGGCCGGCGGGGCCAGCGCGGCGCCTGCCTCCAGGTCGCCGTGATCCAGCCACACGAACCCGTTCCGGAGCGCGAAGAGGTGCGAGGCGATGGCGGCGGCGGCTACCAGTCCGCCGTCCCTCAGGTGCGCGAGGCGCTCGTTCATTCGCGGAACATCATCGTCCTTCGCGCGACGCCGCGCATCTGTGCGGGCGGCGCGCCTCTCGTCCGTCGCTCGCGATGGCCATGCAGAACAGGGCGTCGATCCCTTCACCTCCGAGTTGGGAGCTCTCCGCTAGTAGACGACCAGGCCGCCCAGGTTGCCGAAGGTGACCGAGGGACCGCTCGCGGCGAAGGCCCCGGTCGAATAGAGCGGCTTGCCGGTGGCGTCGTAGACCGTCTGGGTGATGGACGAACCGTTCACGTCAACCCAGACGAAGCCATAGGTCTGCTGGGCGAAGGGACCCGAGCATCCCGAGAGAGCATAGGTCCCCGCGCCACCCCCACCCGACACGACGTAGCGAACGCCGTTGATGGTGCTCCATACGATGAGGTCGTGGTCGTGACCCGTGAAGTTCACGGTGACCTTGGAGGACTCGAAGGCGGTCCGCCACTTGGTCTGGAGCGAGCTGGAGCTCCCGTGGCTGCCGCAGGAGTAGAGGGGGTGATGCTGGAAGACGAAGAGGGGGCCGCCGGAGAGCTTGGGGAGGGAGCTCTTCACCCAGGTGTCGCCCGTGGTGGAGTTGGAGTCCATGGCCACGAAGGCCGCATTGCCGTAAATAAACGCATAGTAGTACTCGGAGCCCGATCCGGACTGAGGCGCTAGGTTGTAGGCGGTGTAGTTGCTTCCGGTGTCGTGATTCCCTTGGGCCGCAAACACGGGCACGTTGGCGAAGAGCTCTTTCCCCGCACGGTAGTAGTCCTGCCAGCCCGTGGCGGAGCCGGAGGAGTTGTTGTTGTCGCCGGTCTGCACGATGAAGCGGGGACCCTTGGCCAGAATCGCCCTGGAGACGGTCGTCCAGGTACTGAAGCCCCGGGCGTCTCCCACCACCGCGAAGGAGTAGGCCTTGGGAGCGGCTTGATAGTCGATGGCGGTCTGGAAGGACCCGGTGGCCGTCGCGGAACCGACCGTCACCTTGTACTGGTAGGCGGTGTCGGCCGAGAGGCCGGTGAGCGCGATGACGTGCCGCGTGACGGCCGCGGATTCGGTGACGCTGGCCTCCGCGGTCGACGCCTTGCCGTACGCAACGGTGGCTTTCGTCGCTACGTCGGTCATGAAGAAGACCGCTATGCTGTTACGCGTGACGGCGTGAAGAGACACGACCTTGGTGAAGTTCACGGTGCCGCCACCCGCGGGATTCACGGTGATGGTCACCGAGTCGGCGGCGGAGGAGAGCCCCTTGGAGTCGATGGCCACGAGCGAGAAGGTGAAGGACGCGGTCGCTGTCACCGAGGGCGCGGCGAACGTGGGCTTCAGCGCGGAGGCGCTCGACAGCGCTACGCCGGCGCCGCCGGTCTGCGTCCATTTGTACGTCAGCGCGTCACCGTCGGGGTCCGAGGCCGTGCCCGAGAGCGTGACGACGCTGCCGGCCGTCACTGCCTGATCGGCGCCGGCGTTGGCGGTGGGCGCCCCGTTCGCGCTGGCGGGCTTGGCGAGGACCGAGACCGAGGCTGTCGCCGTGCCGCCGCGGCCGTCCGAGACGGTGACCTTGAAGCTCAAGGTCGTATCTGCTGTCACCGTCGGCGCGGCGAACGCTGGCTTCGCGGCAGTGGCGCCAGACAGGGTCACCGTCGGGCCAGCGGTCTGCGTCCAGCTGAAGGAGAGCGAGTCACCGTCGGGGTCAGAGGATGCCGACGCGTCGAGCGTGACGGTCGAGCCGGGCTGAGCGGAAGCCGGACCGGTGGCCGAGGCCAGCGGTGGGTTGTTGGCGAGCGCCGGTGGATTCACCGTGACCGACATCGTATCCGAGGTCGAGAGCGAGCCATCCGAGACGAGCAGCTTGAAGACCAGCGTGGTGACCGCCGTGACCGGGGGGGCGGAGAAGGTCGTTTTGAGCGCGTTCGCGCTGGCGAGTGCGGCGCTGGGGCCGGCGGTCTGGCTCCAGTTCGTGCTGAGCGGGGCGCCTTCGGGATCCGCGGCGGTGCCGGATAGGGTGACGACGTCGCCCGCCTTCACCGTCTGGTCGGGGCCGGCGCTCACCGTGGGCGGCTGGTTCAGCGTGGGCGGAACCACCGTTATCGAGACTGAGTCCGAGGCCGAGAAAGAGGCATCGGAGACCGTGAGCTTGAAGACCAGCGTCGTGACCGCCGTGACGGCCGGGACGGCGCAGGTGACCTTCGCTGTGGACGACCCGGCGGGCACGACCTCGGGCCCGGAGGTCTGCGACCACGCATAGGTCAAAGAAGCGCCTTCGGGGTCGCTCGACGCGGAGCCGTCCAGGGTGACGGTGGCCCCCGAGCTAACCGACTGGTCCGCGCCCGCCCTCGCCGTCGGCGCCTGGTTTGCCGCCCCATTCGCGGTTTCCAGCTGCAGCATGACGCCGTTGCGCGCCGCCTCGGCCGAGCTGAAGGAGAACCCGTCCCGCGAGCGCGGCACGATGGCGAAGGAGACGGCGGTGTTGGGTGCCACGGCGGAAAGGACGTCGACCTTCACCGCGGTTCCGACGCTCGTCTTCCCCAGGCTTCCGACCACCGGGCCGTCGACAGCCGGCCTGTTGTTCCACGTCGTGTCGGCCTCGCTCCACGTGGCCGACGACATCCGTCGGATGTCCGCGCTGTTGCCGGACGGATTGCGCACGTACATCACGAGAGTTGCCTTGGTGATGGCTCCCACGTTGCCGATCCGAAAGCGGAGGTAGCCCTGCTTCTCGGTATCCGAATCATCCTGGTCGGCCTGGACGGTCGGCGTCGCACCGTAGTTTCGATCCGCGTGGCGACCCGAGCGAACGTAGGTATCGGCCTCCGGGGAGAGACCCACGGCGAGCTCGTACGATGTCACGCCGTCGTCGGGGGCATCCACGTCGTCGGTGGCGGTCTCGCCGCGGGTACAGCCGGCTGCCAGCATCCCTGCTACGGGCAGAAGCGTCGCGATGCGCTGAAGAAGGGACCTGCGAAGCGCCTGCCTACGTTTGTCGTGATGCATTGGCTCCCTGGTTTGCGGGATTGTTTGGTGGCTTAGCGAAGCAAGGCCTGCGCCAAGGGTCAGTTCCGGCAAGGCAGGGATAACTCCCGGAAAGCGCGCGACTTCGCCGCGGCTAGGCTCGCGGGGATGGTGGTTTTGAGTGGGGGGCTTCCCCCCGCGTGGCTCCGACGCTACGCCCGCGGCCCGTGCGGGGCCTTGCTGGTGAAAGTGGGCCTGTGGCGCGGAGGATCCGGCTCGCCAGAGCCGCGAACTCTGGGGATCAGCGCGTGGGCTTCTTCGCGCGCACGAAGGCGCTGATCACGGCGCCGTCGAGGGCTGCGATCTCCGCGGCGCCGAGGGGGACGTCTGGCGCATAGGCCGCGAGCAGCGGGCCTGCGTCCTCCTCGGTGTAGACGCGAGTGGGCTCCACGCCGATCTCGGCGAACCCGGTGGCGGCGAGCTTGTTCGTGTACTCCGTTTCGAGGAGAGCGCCGGCCACGCAGCCGGTCCAGGCCGCCACCGAGGCGGCGAGGGCGGGCGGCAGCGGGCGGCGGAGCACGATGTCGGAGACGGCGAAGCGTCCGCCGGGCTTGAGCACGCGGTACGCCTCGCGCAGCACCTGGTCCTTGTCGGCCGAGAGATTGATCACGCAGTTGCTGATGATCACGTCCACCGAGGCGTCGGGAAGCGGAATGTGCTCGATAGTGCCCTGCAGGAACTCCACGTTCGTGACGCCCGCCTGCGCCGCGTTCCTGCGGGCGAGCTCGAGCATCTCGGGGGTCATGTCCAGACCGTAGGCCTTTCCTGTCGGACCGACGCGGCGGGCGGAGAGCAGGACGTCGATGCCTCCCCCGGAGCCCAGGTCGAGCACGGTCTCGCCGGGGACCAGCTCCGCGAGCGCCGTGGGGTTCCCGCAGCCGAGTGAGGCCTCGAGCGCGTGGCCCGGCACCTGCCCCGCCTCGGAGGCGGAGTAGAGGTCGCGCGTGATGGGGTCCTCGGCGCCGCCTCCGCAGCCGCCCGCTCCGCCGCAGCATCCCTGCCGCGGGGCGACACCCACCTTGCGAGCCAGCGCGGCGTAGCGGTCCTTCACCTGTTCGCGGATTTCGTCGTGTGACATTGAGCTCCTCCTTCGGGTGTTTTGGCCCGGGGCTTTCAGTGGCCCCGAATGTTAATAGACAATCGTCAATACAAAAGACCTGCGTCGTCCTGCGCCATCCACCCCTCTACGGCCCTGCTAGCCGCTGCAGGAACCCGAGGAGCGGCGCCAGAGCTGCGCGCTCGAGCTGGTAGTAGACCCACGTCCCCGCGCGCTCGCCCCGAATGAGCCCCGCCTCGCGGAGCAGCCGGAGGTGGTGCGACACGGTGGGCTGCGAGAGGGAGAAGTGGCTTTCGAGGTGGCAGGCGCAGAGCGGCTCGCCGCTGTGCGCCAGGAGCTCCAGGATCTCCACGCGGGTTGGGTCGGCGAGGGCCTTGCACAGCCCAGCGATCCGCGCGCCTCCGCCATCGGCACGCTTGGCCGGTGGCGTGCAGCAGGCGTTGGTCAAGAGGCGGGAGAGCTTCAGAGCCATCGTAGGAGAGAAGATAGTGCTGTATCGAAGATTGTCAATCCGGTGTTGGCTTCACTTCCCCATGTGCCCGTTCGCATGGCCTTTGTTCTTTCCGCCGACCACCTCGCCGCAGGTGAGCATCTTCGGCCCGTAGTATGGATTCCGGATCGGCAGGTTTCGCTGAAGCCAGCTCGCCTTGGCCATCGAACAGTAGACGACGCTCAGCGCGGGGGGCCGGGCCACCGTGACCCAGAGTGCGAGGGGCCGGCTCACATCCTTGAAGGCCTCGCGCAGCCGCGCCAGGTCCGCGGCCTTCGCCAGGCGCTCTGCGGCGGGGACCAGCTTGGCGCGAATCTGGCCGGCGTGCTTCGCCGTGCTCGCGGTGGGCTTGAGCTTGTCGAGACCGGCCACGAGCTTCTGGATGCGCCGCGCGGCCGCGGGGACGCCGTCGACGCGGTCGTTGGCGAGGGCCTCCTGGATCTTCAGGTACTCCTCCACCACCTCGTGGAGGCGCGCGTCGAAGCCCGACGGGGTCGCGCCCCAGCCGACTCCGGGCAAGAGCAGGATCGCGGCGATGGC
The Deltaproteobacteria bacterium genome window above contains:
- a CDS encoding ABC-F family ATP-binding cassette domain-containing protein encodes the protein MIRLDNVSARHGRQILLLDASLAVFAGERVGLVGPNGSGKSTIFRMIVGEEKPDGGQVSNDRQVSIGYFGQDVGELQGRTVLAETVAGAGEVARVGEQLHELERAMADPERADDLEALIERYGEAQGRFETLGGYSLEARARSILAGLGFRPEAVEADTAELSGGWKMRVALARILLMRPDALLLDEPTNHLDIESIIWLEQFLRDFRGALLITSHDRAFLNRVVTRIVEIDAGELRSFSGNYDFYEAQRELLETQAEAQFARQQAMLAKEHAFIERFKARASHAAQVQSRQKKIDKIELVEPRRRRKLPRFDFRPPPRSGEDVVSLEAVDKGYGGRPVYRGLNLLLRRGERWCVMGVNGAGKSTLLKLVAGAAQADAGRVTLGPSVKLGYFAQHAMERLDPELTVVETLRRAFPSAGLGSMLSLAGAFGFSGDEVERTCRVLSGGEKARLVLALILYDPPNFLVLDEPTNHLDMASKEMLLASLSSYEGTMLFVSHDRAFLAGLSNRVLEIDGGEVRQYGGGYLEYVARSGHEAPGVATA
- a CDS encoding DUF3347 domain-containing protein, which gives rise to MMRGAIAAILLLPGVGWGATPSGFDARLHEVVEEYLKIQEALANDRVDGVPAAARRIQKLVAGLDKLKPTASTAKHAGQIRAKLVPAAERLAKAADLARLREAFKDVSRPLALWVTVARPPALSVVYCSMAKASWLQRNLPIRNPYYGPKMLTCGEVVGGKNKGHANGHMGK
- a CDS encoding DNRLRE domain-containing protein, with the translated sequence MLAAGCTRGETATDDVDAPDDGVTSYELAVGLSPEADTYVRSGRHADRNYGATPTVQADQDDSDTEKQGYLRFRIGNVGAITKATLVMYVRNPSGNSADIRRMSSATWSEADTTWNNRPAVDGPVVGSLGKTSVGTAVKVDVLSAVAPNTAVSFAIVPRSRDGFSFSSAEAARNGVMLQLETANGAANQAPTARAGADQSVSSGATVTLDGSASSDPEGASLTYAWSQTSGPEVVPAGSSTAKVTCAVPAVTAVTTLVFKLTVSDASFSASDSVSITVVPPTLNQPPTVSAGPDQTVKAGDVVTLSGTAADPEGAPLSTNWSQTAGPSAALASANALKTTFSAPPVTAVTTLVFKLLVSDGSLSTSDTMSVTVNPPALANNPPLASATGPASAQPGSTVTLDASASSDPDGDSLSFSWTQTAGPTVTLSGATAAKPAFAAPTVTADTTLSFKVTVSDGRGGTATASVSVLAKPASANGAPTANAGADQAVTAGSVVTLSGTASDPDGDALTYKWTQTGGAGVALSSASALKPTFAAPSVTATASFTFSLVAIDSKGLSSAADSVTITVNPAGGGTVNFTKVVSLHAVTRNSIAVFFMTDVATKATVAYGKASTAEASVTESAAVTRHVIALTGLSADTAYQYKVTVGSATATGSFQTAIDYQAAPKAYSFAVVGDARGFSTWTTVSRAILAKGPRFIVQTGDNNNSSGSATGWQDYYRAGKELFANVPVFAAQGNHDTGSNYTAYNLAPQSGSGSEYYYAFIYGNAAFVAMDSNSTTGDTWVKSSLPKLSGGPLFVFQHHPLYSCGSHGSSSSLQTKWRTAFESSKVTVNFTGHDHDLIVWSTINGVRYVVSGGGGAGTYALSGCSGPFAQQTYGFVWVDVNGSSITQTVYDATGKPLYSTGAFAASGPSVTFGNLGGLVVY
- a CDS encoding arsenite methyltransferase, whose product is MSHDEIREQVKDRYAALARKVGVAPRQGCCGGAGGCGGGAEDPITRDLYSASEAGQVPGHALEASLGCGNPTALAELVPGETVLDLGSGGGIDVLLSARRVGPTGKAYGLDMTPEMLELARRNAAQAGVTNVEFLQGTIEHIPLPDASVDVIISNCVINLSADKDQVLREAYRVLKPGGRFAVSDIVLRRPLPPALAASVAAWTGCVAGALLETEYTNKLAATGFAEIGVEPTRVYTEEDAGPLLAAYAPDVPLGAAEIAALDGAVISAFVRAKKPTR
- a CDS encoding class I SAM-dependent methyltransferase, coding for MRARFPASLLVAYGLLLGTAGAGGSSQAARDPGVSCAQTRPANVTARALVRVWADPVQRSQAIKVITPIVGAEAWVPRLDELMKSPLQSLELLHMLQLTIPRGGQDLAAARQRYRDERAAAQADHAANLIPGRPRRFLDIGSGDGAIAEELARRWRLDPQHAWALDLSPPPASPHVTSITYNGRGQIPLPPESIDAATLVMVLHHTKNPASVLRKAYQVLRPGGCLLIRDHDAGRAADVRFLQALHQLLIAAYGDSPDYPPPRQLRSRAQWESLATAEGFTVVKAVPPNPDNPFVSFTLVLQKSPRSGAASSSAE
- a CDS encoding winged helix-turn-helix transcriptional regulator is translated as MALKLSRLLTNACCTPPAKRADGGGARIAGLCKALADPTRVEILELLAHSGEPLCACHLESHFSLSQPTVSHHLRLLREAGLIRGERAGTWVYYQLERAALAPLLGFLQRLAGP